The following are encoded in a window of Phaseolus vulgaris cultivar G19833 chromosome 3, P. vulgaris v2.0, whole genome shotgun sequence genomic DNA:
- the LOC137806345 gene encoding uncharacterized protein isoform X1, with the protein MSQANILQNLSAPAGMGKRGARLPGFCLNRIRPHARVRSPPVQANKHDYTTSVTTIHQKTESSCNGCEEKSDEGVKPGSVIGRKIMIVVDSSLEAKGAVQWALTHTVQNQDTIVLLHVMKPSNKQAGTDDEESSKEIAPRANELASSFKNICQVKRPEVQTEIAVIEGKEKGQKIVEEAKKQGVALLVLGQKKRSTTWRLLMMWAGHRVSGGVVEYCIQNAHCMAIAVRRKSKKSGGYMITTKRHKDFWLLA; encoded by the exons ATGTCCCAGGCCAACATTTTACAAAATTTGTCAGCCCCAGCAG GCATGGGAAAGAGAGGAGCAAGGTTACCAGGCTTCTGCCTCAACAGAATTAGGCCTCATGCTAGGGTGCGTTCACCACCTGTACAAGCCAACAAGCACGACTACACCACAAGTGTCACCACAATTCATCAGAAAACTGAGAGTTCTTGCAATGGATGCGAGGAGAAATCTGATGAAGGGGTGAAACCAGGGTCTGTGATTGGTAGGAAGATCATGATTGTGGTTGATTCCAGCCTTGAGGCCAAGGGTGCTGTGCAGTGGGCACTCACTCACACAGTTCAGAACCAGGACACTATAGTTCTTCTTCATGTCATGAAGCCTTCTAATAaacaag CAGGCACCGATGATGAAGAGTCCAGCAAGGAAATAGCTCCAAGGGCTAATGAACTTGCTTCCTCCTTCAAGAACATTTGTCAAGTAAAGAGACCTGAG GTACAAACTGAGATTGCAGTGATAGAGGGAAAGGAAAAGGGTCAAAAAATAGTGGAGGAGGCGAAAAAGCAAGGGGTGGCACTTCTGGTTTTGGGGCAGAAGAAGAGGTCCACAACATGGCGTCTTCTAATGATGTGGGCAGGGCACAGAGTGAGTGGTGGGGTGGTAGAGTACTGCATTCAGAATGCACATTGCATGGCCATTGCTGTGAGAAGAAAAAGCAAGAAGAGTGGAGGATACATGATTACTACTAAGCGTCACAAAGATTTCTGGCTATTGGCTTAA
- the LOC137806345 gene encoding uncharacterized protein isoform X2 yields the protein MSQANILQNLSAPAGMGKRGARLPGFCLNRIRPHARVRSPPVQANKHDYTTSVTTIHQKTESSCNGCEEKSDEGVKPGSVIGRKIMIVVDSSLEAKGAVQWALTHTVQNQDTIVLLHVMKPSNKQGTDDEESSKEIAPRANELASSFKNICQVKRPEVQTEIAVIEGKEKGQKIVEEAKKQGVALLVLGQKKRSTTWRLLMMWAGHRVSGGVVEYCIQNAHCMAIAVRRKSKKSGGYMITTKRHKDFWLLA from the exons ATGTCCCAGGCCAACATTTTACAAAATTTGTCAGCCCCAGCAG GCATGGGAAAGAGAGGAGCAAGGTTACCAGGCTTCTGCCTCAACAGAATTAGGCCTCATGCTAGGGTGCGTTCACCACCTGTACAAGCCAACAAGCACGACTACACCACAAGTGTCACCACAATTCATCAGAAAACTGAGAGTTCTTGCAATGGATGCGAGGAGAAATCTGATGAAGGGGTGAAACCAGGGTCTGTGATTGGTAGGAAGATCATGATTGTGGTTGATTCCAGCCTTGAGGCCAAGGGTGCTGTGCAGTGGGCACTCACTCACACAGTTCAGAACCAGGACACTATAGTTCTTCTTCATGTCATGAAGCCTTCTAATAaacaag GCACCGATGATGAAGAGTCCAGCAAGGAAATAGCTCCAAGGGCTAATGAACTTGCTTCCTCCTTCAAGAACATTTGTCAAGTAAAGAGACCTGAG GTACAAACTGAGATTGCAGTGATAGAGGGAAAGGAAAAGGGTCAAAAAATAGTGGAGGAGGCGAAAAAGCAAGGGGTGGCACTTCTGGTTTTGGGGCAGAAGAAGAGGTCCACAACATGGCGTCTTCTAATGATGTGGGCAGGGCACAGAGTGAGTGGTGGGGTGGTAGAGTACTGCATTCAGAATGCACATTGCATGGCCATTGCTGTGAGAAGAAAAAGCAAGAAGAGTGGAGGATACATGATTACTACTAAGCGTCACAAAGATTTCTGGCTATTGGCTTAA